One genomic region from Salvia hispanica cultivar TCC Black 2014 chromosome 2, UniMelb_Shisp_WGS_1.0, whole genome shotgun sequence encodes:
- the LOC125205630 gene encoding uncharacterized protein LOC125205630 isoform X2 — MSSQDEDRRSLDKDPETHDDVSTKPKISYSREFLLSISNSDICKKSPSGFDESLRIWGEELLRLPDRTSIPGRLPYQGFRRNEYSSSPPTRGDTSTYSRGIYGKWDSRSSVRSDRDSDSQSDKDSDSGKRFGNHSRHSWQTPEHDGLLGSGSFPRPSGYAAGISAAKVRPNEQTQLSRSVEPYHPPRPYKAVPHSRKDTDAFNDETFGSIESTNDDRAEQERRRRASFEMMRKEQHKALQEKQNSNSRNSKVGDVLSLCEGLVASKEEKELFARNNELEISAVTPAVSNDSEKSSLSSQAPASRPLVPPGFKTNPLEKSSGLKSLIHSSLSEVSKSVTTESSTVADPNLIQNANHGTESCLSEEISVFGRQPAEKIQHTILFNKGEHVNAHIGLDGPKQAVLENQLFRNFSPLQIHGTPDDPNFTKLNDDGLEDETLRDSSISHSTLILEKIFGSTSSANSDSHSNSVELHNNRPDDTWSPKAAHSSKFAQWFSEEEAKAAADVSSAGKNDLLSLIVGSDKAAANGISDQACSNNKVDAVPAVLTCEDLEQSILSKYGPMNTQPHLKSFTTAEGDIAQSSGQADNHTSLHLLSMLQKSSDQINTVVNPSNINLADKQVDSQENDRTTVVTEPKEEENGNLGKTLTLEALFGTAFMKELESVGAPVSVQRGSTDSARVDAPGPHAFPFPVKDNDTRDPSFRWYY; from the exons ATGAGCTCACAAGATGAGGATAGAAGGTCCTTGGACAAGGATCCTGAAACTCATGACGATGTTTCTAC GaaaccaaaaatatcatattcaaGAGAGTTTCTACTGTCGATCAGCAATTCGGATATCTGCAAGAAGTCACCGAGCGGGTTTGATGAATCACTGCG TATATGGGGAGAAGAACTGCTGAGACTACCCGATCGAACAAGCATACCTGGGAGGTTGCCATACCAAGGTTTCAGAAGAAATGAGTATTCCTCATCACCTCCTACTCGGGGGGATACTAGTACCTACTCTAGAGGCATTTATGGGAAATGGGATAGTCGTTCTTCTGTTCGGAGTGATCGAGACAGCGATTCTCAGTCTGACAAGGACTCAG ATTCTGGGAAACGTTTTGGAAATCATTCTCGACATTCTTGGCAGACTCCTGAGCATGATGGGCTTCTTGGGAGTGGTTCATTTCCAAGACCATCTGGATATGCTGCTGGGATCTCTGCTGCTAAGGTGCGGCCAAATGAGCAAACTCAACTAAGCAGAAGCGTTGAGCCCTATCATCCTCCTCGCCCTTACAAG GCAGTACCCCATTCAAGAAAGGATACTGACGCCTTCAATGATGAGACTTTTGGCTCAATCGAGTCTACCAATGATGATAGAGCAGAGCAGGAGAGAAGGCGAAGAG CTTCTTTTGAGATGATGAGAAAGGAACAGCATAAGGCTCTACAAGAGAAACAAAATTCTAATTCGAGGAATAGCAAAGTCGGTGATGTCTTAAGCCTCTGTGAAGGCTTGGTAGCTAGCAAAGAGGAAAAGGAGCTTTTTGCCAGGAATAatgaattagaaatttccGCTGTAACTCCTGCCGTAAGCAATGACTCAGAAAAATCATCTTTATCTTCACAAGCTCCTGCATCAAGACCGCTTGTTCCACCAGGATTTAAAACCAACCCTCTTGAAAAAAGCTCTGGCTTGAAATCGTTGATTCATTCATCTCTATCAGAG GTGTCGAAGTCTGTAACAACTGAGAGCAGTACGGTTGCTGACCCCAACCTCATTCAAAATGCAAATCATGGTACAGAGAGTTGTCTCTCTGAAGAAATCAGTGTATTTGGCAGACAGCCCGCAGAGAAGATACAGCACACAATCCTATTTAATAAGGGGGAACATGTTAATGCACATATTGGTTTAGACGGGCCCAAGCAAGCTGTCTTAGAAAATCAATTATTCCGCAATTTTAGTCCCTTGCAGATTCATGGAACACCGGATGATCCCAATTTTACCAAACTCAATGATGATGGACTGGAGGATGAAACGCTTCGTGATTCTAGCATAAGTCACTcaacattaattttagaaaagatATTTGGTAGCACTTCATCTGCAAATAGCGATAGCCATTCCAATTCAGTTGAg CTTCACAATAATAGACCTGATGATACATGGAGCCCAAAGGCTGCTCACTCGTCAAAGTTTGCTCAGTGGTTTTCTGAGGAAG AAGCCAAGGCTGCTGCTGATGTCTCATCTGCAGGGAAAAACGATTTACTGTCATTAATAGTCGGCAGTGATAAAG CTGCAGCTAATGGGATATCTGATCAAGCATGCAGTAACAACAAAGTGGATGCTGTTCCAGCTGTTCTTACATGTGAAGACCTCGAACAATCTATCTTGTCAAAATATGGTCCAATGAACACACAGCCACACTTGAAAAGCTTTACCACTGCCGAAGGAGATATTGCACAATCAAGCGGACAGGCTGATAATCACACATCTCTACACCTGCTCTCAATGTTGCAAAAGAGTTCAGATCAGATTAATACAGTTGTAAACCCGAGTAATATCAATTTGGCCGACAAACAAGTAGATTCTCAGGAAAATGATAGGACCACAGTGGTGACTGAGCCTAAAGAGGAAGAAAATGGTAATCTGGGGAAGACACTCACTCTGGAAGCTCTCTTTGGAACTGCTTTCATGAAGGAGCTAGAGTCAGTTGGAGCCCCTGTTTCTGTCCAAAGAGGCTCAACTGACTCTGCTCGAGTTG
- the LOC125205358 gene encoding 50S ribosomal protein L5, chloroplastic: MALSPALLHSSASVFHGNFSVRLPSLNSSGVRCGALSVKASTVVLVEKTEAEKVDRLKTTYIEKIVPLLKEEFNYTNVHQVPKVQKIVVNCGIGDAAQNAKGLDAAMNDLALITGQRPIKTRAKKAIATFKIREGQPLGIACTLRGSLMYSFLDRLINLGLPRTRDFQGVSANSFDGNGNYSIGFREQTVFPELSFDILGKPRGMDVCIETTANTDKEAHRLLALMGMPFREGAGGGGPPTTIRKKKLKAHHFDSKSKSRSKQKTKKR, from the exons ATGGCGTTATCTCCCGCGCTACTGCACTCCTCGGCGTCAGTATTTCACGGCAACTTCTCCGTCCGGCTGCCGTCTCTCAATTCCTCCGGCGTTCGATGCGGAGCTCTCTCCGTTAAGGCGTCGACGGTCGTCCTGGTCGAGAAAACAGAAGCCGAGAAAGTCGACCGGCTCAAGACCACTTACATTGAGAAAATTGTGCCGCTGCTCAAAGAAGAGTTTAACTACACCAATGTTCATCAA GTCCCAAAAGTACAAAAGATTGTGGTGAACTGTGGAATTGGAGATGCTGCCCAGAATGCAAAGGGTTTGGATGCAGCTATGAATGATTTGGCACTTATTACTGGGCAAAGACCGATTAAGACGAGAGCAAAGAAGGCTATTGCCACATTTAAGATTAGAGAAGGACAACCACTTGGGATTGCTTGCACCCTAAGAGGCAGT TTGATGTACTCTTTTCTTGATCGGCTCATCAACTTGGGACTTCCTAGGACGCGTGATTTTCAAGGGGTGAGCGCAAATAGCTTTGATGGAAATGGCAACTACAGCATTGGCTTCCGTGAGCAGACTGTATTCCCAGAGCTTAGCTTTGACATACTTGGTAAGCCGAGGGGAATGGACGTCTGCATAGAGACTACAGCTAACACAGATAAAGAAGCTCACAGGTTGCTGGCTCTCATGGGGATGCCTTTTAGAGAAGGTGCTGGTGGCGGCGGCCCTCCAACCACAATTCGCAAGAAGAAGCTGAAGGCTCATCACTTTGACTCGAAATCGAAATCGAGGTCGAAGCAGAAGACCAAGAAGAGATAA
- the LOC125205359 gene encoding mechanosensitive ion channel protein 1, mitochondrial-like, whose product MAAMRISRLKHLHSVKSTCQFHVRLSAAYLSKCYATGESDTLQRFDQNGLGVSGFRSSNFSQYSRGFYSDVRISNRFLRNSTYRGSLPFAGKTPLLNQRFFSSASDGKGVTPVDATGTVGDVSVGGENWTPKVKEAWESAVEAAKYAGKKAKEASDEAAHHVQELLDAHSYLRDVIVPVSGTLAGTMLAWSLLPRLFRRFHKYSVEGPGALLSKGSLFGPVPYEESFWGALEAPVRYFVAFMAFDSVKGGMVAPTTIASQYATQAWKGALVISVVWFLHRWKTSVIARALVVKGLEGVRRDQLLTMYKISTIGLFVVGSMALAEACGVAMQSVLTVGGMEVIAAAFAAKVILGNVLSGISIQLSQPLSDVDMIKAGSVQGQVVEMGLTTTLLLTAEKFPVVVPNSLFSSQVIVNKSRAKSRAMVRRIPLQIDDIDKISSISENIKSMLRSHSNVFLGKEAPYCFLSQIEGSYAVLTFGCNLKQVDKESEQDILLEAVRIIKQHGATLGSTREDIIG is encoded by the exons ATGGCCGCGATGAGGATTTCACGATTGAAGCATTTACATTCTGTTAAATCCACTTGTCAATTTCACGTACGACTTTCTGCTGCATATTTGAGCAAATGCTATGCCACTGGAGAGTCGGATACTCTGCAGAGATTTGATCAAAATGGTCTCGGGGTGTCGGGTTTCAGATCTTCGAACTTTTCTCAATATTCTAGGGGGTTTTATTCTGATGTGCGTATTTCGAATAGGTTTCTGAGAAATTCGACTTATCGCGGCAGTCTTCCGTTTGCTGGAAAAACCCCTTTGCTCAATCAACGTTTCTTCTCATCAGCTAGTGATGGTAAAGGTGTCACTCCGGTAGATGCTACAGGTACTGTGGGTGATGTTAGCGTTGGTGGGGAAAATTGGACTCCTAAAGTTAAAGAAGCGTGGGAATCTGCGGTTGAGGCTGCAAAGTATGCAGGAAAAAAGGCGAAAGAGGCTTCTGATGAAGCAGCTCATCATGTTCAGGAGTTGCTTGATGCTCATTCCTATCTTAGAGATGTGATTGTGCCAGTCAGTGGTACTTTGGCAGGAACGATGTTGGCATGGTCTTTGTTGCCTAGGCTATTTAGGCGGTTCCATAAGTATTCTGTGGAAGGACCTGGTGCTTTGCTATCAAAGGGTTCTTTGTTCGGGCCCGTTCCTTACGAGGAAAGCTTCTGGGGTGCGTTGGAGGCTCCAGTCCGATATTTTGTAGCGTTCATGGCTTTCGACAGTGTTA AGGGGGGAATGGTTGCACCGACTACTATTGCCTCACAATATGCAACACAGGCTTGGAAAGGCGCTCTTGTTATATCTGTTGTCTGGTTTCTTCATCGGTGGAAAACTAGTGTGATTGCCCGAGCTTTGGTTGTTAAGGGCTTAGAAGGTGTCCGGAGAGATCAGTTACTGACTATGTACAAAATCTCAACCATAGGACTCTTTGTTGTTGGGTCAATGGCTTTAGCTGAAGCATGTGGTGTGGCAATGCAATCTGTTCTGACTGTGGGAGGCATGGAGGTGA TTGCCGCTGCTTTTGCTGCCAAAGTTATACTTGGGAATGTCCTAAGTGGTATTTCTATACAGCTGTCGCAACCATTATCAGATGTTGATATGATAAAA GCTGGATCTGTACAAGGACAAGTAGTAGAAATGGGCCTTACAACTACATTATTGCTGACTGCTGAGAAGTTTCCTGTTGTCGTCCCAAATTCTCTGTTTTCCAGCCAG GTAATTGTCAATAAGTCACGAGCCAAATCTCGCGCCATGGTCAGACGAATTCCCCTGCAAATTGATGACATAGACAAGATTTCCTCAATATCAGAAAATATAAAGTCCATGCTCAGATCTCACTCAAATGTGTTTCTGGGCAAGGAGGCCCCTTACTGTTTTCTGTCTCAAATTGAGGGATCATATGCAGTGCTCACGTTTGGATGCAATCTTAAACAAGTG GACAAAGAATCAGAGCAGGATATCCTGCTTGAGGCTGTCAGGATCATCAAACAACATGGTGCTACGCTAGGCAGTACTCGTGAAGACATTATCGGTTGA
- the LOC125206271 gene encoding probable leucine-rich repeat receptor-like protein kinase At1g68400 has protein sequence MNPYGNFTGKSWSGLGSNKLLVIFCNLGQRHFQFQFHGTIRVLSLKQNRFTGPIPDLSNLTALELLFLSENRFSGEFPASLISLSNLYRLDLSRNRFSGEIPLSVNHLTHLLTLRLEENSFSGAIPDLHLPNLQEFNVSGNKFPELYQARFLNSLCRRFGGIRHYAGRRWRNVVKLRRW, from the exons ATGAATCCATATGGTAATTTCACTGGCAAGTCTTGGTCAGGACTCGGGAGCAACAAGCTTCTCGTGATATTTTGCAACCTTGG CCAACGCCacttccaattccaattccatggCACCATCCGCGTCCTCAGCCTCAAGCAAAACCGCTTCACCGGTCCAATTCCGGACCTCTCCAACCTCACTGCCTTAGAACTCCTCTTCCTCTCTGAAAACCGCTTCTCCGGTGAGTTTCCGGCGTCACTAATTTCACTCTCCAACCTCTACCGCCTCGATCTCTCCCGCAACAGATTCTCCGGCGAAATCCCCCTCTCCGTCAACCACCTCACGCATTTGCTCACCCTCCGCCTCGAGGAGAACTCCTTCTCCGGCGCAATTCCCGATTTACACTTGCCGAATTTGCAGGAATTCAACGTGTCGGGGAATAAGTTCCCGGAGCTATACCAAGCTCGTTTTCTAAATTCCCTGTGTCGTCGTTTTGGGGGAATCCGGCATTATGCGGGACGCCGTTGGAGAAATGTGGTGAAATTGCGTCGCTGGTGA